One Gossypium hirsutum isolate 1008001.06 chromosome A11, Gossypium_hirsutum_v2.1, whole genome shotgun sequence genomic window carries:
- the LOC107961650 gene encoding cold-responsive protein kinase 1: MTCCSFLFSRKKTACSAEHTTEIDDEVSGIQNTKLFPYKELKMATGNFHYSNKIGEGGFGVVYKGTFRDGIVAAIKVLSADSRQGVREFLTEINVIANIEHENLVKLHGCCVEGNHRILVYGYLENNSLAQTLLGGSNSSMQFSWSMRRNICLGVAKGLAFLHEEVRPYIVHRDIKASNILLDKNLMPKISDFGLAKLFPDNLTHISTRVAGTTGYLAPEYAIRGQLTRKADIYSFGVLLLEIVSGRCNTNRRLPLSDQYLLERAWDLHDQKQLAELVDLSMGGNYNNEEAHKFLKISLLCTQDMPKQRPSMSKVVKMIAGEEPVDEQNISRPRLLSEFMNLRAHKEKSDPTSEGTSKEGILSSSTENVTMSFATMTFNSIYDRSN; encoded by the exons ATGACTTGTTGCTCGTTCTTATTTTCACGAAAGAAGACAGCTTGCTCAGCTGAACATACAACAGAAATTGATGATG AGGTTTCAGGCATTCAAAACACTAAACTCTTTCCTTACAAGGAGCTGAAAATGGCAACTGGAAATTTTCATTACTCCAATAAAATCGGAGAGGGAGGTTTCGGTGTTGTCTACAAG GGAACTTTTAGAGATGGTATTGTGGCTGCTATAAAAGTTCTGTCAGCAGACTCAAGGCAAGGGGTGCGAGAATTCTTGACTGAAATAAATGTGATCGCCAACATAGAGCATGAAAATCTGGTTAAGCTGCATGGTTGTTGCGTGGAAGGAAACCACAGAATTTTGGTATATGGCTATCTCGAGAATAACAGCCTCGCACAAACTCTTCTCG gTGGAAGCAATAGCAGTATGCAGTTCAGCTGGTCTATGAGGCGTAACATTTGCCTCGGTGTTGCGAAGGGGCTTGCTTTTCTTCACGAGGAAGTTCGACCTTATATTGTTCACAGGGACATCAAAGCCAGCAATATCCTCCTTGATAAAAACCTCATGCCCAAAATTTCGGATTTTGGTCTGGCTAAGCTTTTCCCTGACAACTTGACTCATATTAGTACACGTGTTGCCGGAACAAC AGGTTATCTAGCACCCGAGTATGCAATACGCGGTCAGCTAACGAGAAAAGCCGATATTTACAGTTTTGGTGTTTTGCTATTGGAGATTGTGAGTGGTAGATGCAACACGAATAGGAGATTACCTCTGTCAGATCAATATCTACTCGAAAGG GCATGGGACTTGCATGACCAAAAACAACTTGCGGAATTAGTTGATTTGTCAATGGGTGGAAACTATAACAATGAAGAAGCTCATAAGTTCCTAAAGATCAGCTTACTTTGCACCCAAGACATGCCAAAGCAAAGACCATCCATGTCCAAAGTGGTGAAGATGATAGCCGGTGAGGAACCAGTGGATGAACAGAATATATCAAGACCTCGCCTACTTTCGGAATTCATGAATTTAAGAGCTCACAAAGAGAAGTCCGACCCGACTTCAGAAGGCACAAGCAAAGAAGGGATTTTATCTTCATCAACGGAAAATGTTACCATGTCGTTCGCTACAATGACATTCAACTCGATATACGATCGAAGCAATTAG